The Paenibacillus sp. YPG26 genome includes a window with the following:
- a CDS encoding GNAT family protein: MFKHIIDECLSLKLLGIRDAARVFELTQQNREMLAEWLPWVVDTHSVSDSERYIQSQLDVFARGTGISCGIVYQGEIAGCISLMDINQANRTASIGYWLASAYQGKGLMTRSCQALIEYSFTELGLNRIEIRAGVGNQKSRSIPVRLGFTEEGVIRQAERNGERYNDHVVYGILASEWTLSCGS, from the coding sequence ATGTTCAAGCACATTATAGATGAATGCTTATCTCTGAAGCTGCTAGGCATCCGGGACGCTGCCCGGGTATTCGAACTTACCCAGCAGAATCGAGAAATGCTGGCCGAGTGGCTGCCTTGGGTTGTGGATACACATTCGGTGAGTGATTCAGAGCGTTATATTCAATCCCAGCTGGACGTCTTCGCACGTGGAACAGGCATAAGCTGCGGGATTGTATATCAAGGTGAGATAGCGGGCTGCATTTCCCTGATGGATATCAACCAGGCTAACCGGACAGCATCCATTGGTTATTGGCTAGCTTCGGCTTACCAAGGCAAGGGGCTCATGACCCGCTCCTGCCAAGCCTTGATTGAATATTCGTTCACTGAACTGGGGCTCAATCGAATAGAGATCAGGGCTGGGGTAGGCAATCAGAAGAGCAGATCTATTCCGGTAAGACTTGGCTTTACCGAGGAAGGGGTAATCCGGCAGGCTGAGCGTAACGGGGAGCGCTATAATGACCATGTGGTCTATGGCATCCTGGCCTCGGAGTGGACATTATCATGCGGTTCGTAA
- a CDS encoding MFS transporter, with protein sequence MSKAAAVVRSAVNSATVYPILFAVSIVHLLNDSMQSAIPALFPVLKDSLSLSYGQIGWITFAMNITASVLQPVVGIYSDLRPRPYILPFGVCFTLLGVVLLAFAPSYLFILLAVTLIGIGSSVFHPESSRVAYLAAGDRRGLAQSIFQVGGNFGSSLGPLMTALIFVPLGQFSVIWFSIAALIAIVIQYRVAKWYSAQELKPRKKASAGQAGGRRTLSKNKVIVAMTILVLLVFSKNVYMVSITNFYSFFLIDGFGITKQTAQWFLFAFLASSAVGTFFGGPLADRYGRRSIIWLSILGTAPFSLLLPYANLFWSGVLVVCAGFILSSAFSIIVVYAQELLPGKVGLVSGLFFGLAFGLGGLGSAVLGHYADATSIANVMQVCAFLPLIGLLTVFLPKDKELHEAV encoded by the coding sequence GTGAGCAAAGCTGCTGCCGTTGTTAGGTCCGCTGTTAACAGCGCCACCGTATATCCTATATTATTTGCTGTAAGTATTGTCCATTTGCTAAATGACTCCATGCAGTCCGCTATTCCGGCACTATTTCCGGTGCTGAAGGATTCGTTGTCATTGTCATATGGACAGATCGGCTGGATCACGTTCGCGATGAACATTACAGCCTCTGTACTCCAGCCGGTTGTTGGCATCTATTCCGATCTCAGACCGAGGCCATACATACTTCCTTTCGGTGTATGCTTCACACTGCTGGGCGTCGTCCTGCTTGCGTTCGCGCCAAGTTATTTGTTCATCCTCCTGGCTGTTACCTTGATTGGTATTGGCTCATCTGTATTTCACCCGGAATCCTCCCGTGTTGCTTATCTGGCTGCAGGAGACCGGCGTGGGCTGGCGCAATCGATCTTTCAGGTTGGCGGGAATTTCGGCAGCTCACTCGGGCCATTAATGACAGCGCTGATCTTCGTTCCGCTTGGACAGTTCAGTGTAATCTGGTTCAGTATCGCGGCGCTGATTGCTATCGTAATCCAGTACCGGGTTGCCAAATGGTATAGTGCCCAGGAACTCAAGCCTAGGAAAAAGGCTTCCGCAGGGCAAGCGGGCGGCAGACGGACATTATCCAAAAACAAGGTCATCGTGGCGATGACGATTCTTGTCCTGCTTGTATTCTCCAAGAATGTGTACATGGTCAGCATTACGAATTTCTATTCGTTCTTCCTGATTGACGGCTTCGGAATTACGAAGCAGACTGCGCAGTGGTTCTTGTTCGCTTTTCTAGCCTCGTCAGCTGTAGGGACCTTCTTCGGTGGGCCGCTTGCGGACCGTTATGGAAGGAGAAGCATTATTTGGCTGTCCATTCTGGGCACTGCACCGTTCTCACTGCTGCTGCCTTACGCCAATTTGTTCTGGTCGGGGGTTCTGGTTGTGTGTGCGGGCTTCATTCTTTCATCGGCCTTTTCAATTATTGTAGTGTACGCCCAGGAGCTTCTGCCAGGTAAAGTGGGTCTGGTGTCGGGCCTCTTCTTCGGTCTTGCTTTCGGACTCGGCGGACTTGGCTCCGCCGTGCTTGGACACTATGCGGACGCGACAAGCATTGCGAATGTTATGCAGGTATGCGCGTTCCTGCCTCTAATTGGACTGCTTACCGTATTCCTGCCTAAAGATAAGGAGCTGCATGAGGCGGTGTAA
- a CDS encoding HAD-IA family hydrolase: MRPYIIFDFDGTLVQSKALAIQLFNQLAAKYGGRSIRHEEIPALSDMSIPERLKVLKVPAYKLPALLIEGKRKYKEEIVSLQPVNGIREVLSGLKEQGYTLGILSSNIEENIHRFIDLHQLDFFDHIHSATNLFGKHKALSSMTKKLGITSDDILYIGDELRDIQACKKINAKVIAVAWGFDSPALLASSSPDFLCHTPEELLLVDRIYEGILH; the protein is encoded by the coding sequence ATGAGGCCTTACATCATCTTTGATTTTGACGGCACGCTCGTTCAGTCCAAAGCGTTAGCTATTCAACTTTTTAATCAATTGGCAGCTAAATACGGCGGAAGGAGTATCCGGCATGAGGAGATCCCGGCCTTGTCGGACATGTCGATCCCCGAGAGATTGAAAGTGCTGAAGGTACCTGCTTATAAGCTTCCGGCCTTGTTAATTGAAGGAAAAAGGAAGTACAAAGAGGAAATTGTGTCTCTGCAGCCCGTGAACGGAATTAGGGAGGTATTAAGCGGATTGAAGGAGCAAGGTTACACTCTTGGCATCCTGTCTTCTAATATAGAAGAAAATATTCATAGATTTATAGATCTGCATCAACTGGATTTTTTTGATCATATTCATTCAGCGACTAACCTATTCGGCAAACACAAGGCCCTCTCAAGTATGACCAAAAAACTTGGAATCACTTCAGATGATATTCTGTACATTGGAGATGAGCTGCGCGACATCCAGGCATGCAAGAAGATCAACGCTAAAGTTATAGCGGTCGCTTGGGGATTTGACTCTCCGGCCTTGCTTGCGAGCTCTTCCCCCGACTTTTTATGTCACACTCCTGAAGAATTACTGCTTGTAGACAGGATCTATGAGGGAATTCTCCATTAG
- a CDS encoding aldo/keto reductase, which produces MPNHLQDTVRLNNGVEMPWFGLGVWQVKDGDEVVSSVKTAIRHGYRSIDTAAAYKNEEGVGQAIREALQENGLKRDELFITTKVWNADQGYESTLAAIDDSLGKLGLDYVDLYLIHWPVKGKYKETWKALEKIYQDGKARAIGVCNFQVHHLEDLMADAKIIPALNQIELHPYLSQKEIRDFCAGKGIAVEAWSPLAQGKVVKDETIQAIGDKYGKTAAQVVLRWDLQSSIITIPKSVHEERITGNADIFNFELSPEDMAAIDSLNLNERTGPDPDNFNF; this is translated from the coding sequence ATGCCGAACCACCTGCAAGATACAGTCAGATTAAATAACGGTGTAGAGATGCCTTGGTTTGGCCTTGGCGTATGGCAGGTCAAAGATGGAGACGAGGTTGTAAGCTCGGTGAAGACCGCGATTCGTCACGGCTACCGCAGTATTGATACCGCTGCAGCATATAAGAATGAGGAAGGTGTAGGACAAGCTATCCGTGAAGCCCTGCAAGAGAATGGGCTCAAGCGTGATGAGCTGTTCATTACAACCAAAGTATGGAATGCGGACCAGGGATATGAGTCTACCCTTGCGGCAATCGATGACAGTCTTGGCAAGCTGGGACTGGACTACGTGGATCTGTACCTGATTCACTGGCCTGTTAAAGGCAAGTACAAAGAAACGTGGAAGGCGCTGGAGAAGATCTACCAGGATGGCAAAGCCAGAGCCATTGGCGTGTGCAACTTCCAAGTGCATCATCTGGAGGATTTGATGGCGGATGCGAAGATCATCCCGGCCCTTAACCAGATCGAGCTTCACCCTTACTTAAGCCAGAAGGAAATTCGTGATTTCTGTGCCGGGAAAGGCATTGCGGTGGAAGCATGGTCTCCACTCGCCCAAGGCAAGGTCGTGAAGGATGAGACCATTCAAGCGATTGGTGATAAATACGGCAAAACCGCCGCACAGGTTGTCCTTCGCTGGGATCTTCAGAGCAGCATTATCACCATCCCGAAATCGGTCCACGAGGAACGGATTACCGGCAATGCCGATATCTTCAACTTCGAATTAAGCCCTGAGGACATGGCGGCCATAGATTCACTGAATCTTAATGAGCGCACGGGTCCTGATCCGGACAATTTTAATTTCTAA
- a CDS encoding dihydrodipicolinate synthase family protein: MRDYKQIREQLTGGIIPAVPVPRSADRSIHTEAHEKYAQYMAAQRILGVALWVHTGRGLQLTRPEREYIIRCWRSALKPEQTIVAGVGSLIDSSLQGEESVKSWLSSSHAMAADAMGWGADALLVFPPVIFRDLPAAERDEAIIAYHQSLADQGYPLILFYLYEQAGGIKYTTEVLERLLKLPQVIGIKLATLDSVMTMQDVSTLLMNHFPDKLNLTGEDRMFGYSLMRGAKSALVGLGAAFPNIQADLIQAYKEGNYVKFMDLSARIDGFAEAAFVEPMDKYILRMLWCLVLAGVIPPEAAGELAGYEMTQAEIAVLRQAISSNQLY; the protein is encoded by the coding sequence ATGCGGGACTATAAACAGATCAGGGAACAGTTAACTGGGGGAATCATTCCGGCTGTTCCTGTTCCACGTTCGGCGGACAGAAGCATCCATACGGAAGCTCACGAGAAGTACGCGCAGTATATGGCCGCGCAGAGAATTCTTGGGGTTGCCCTTTGGGTGCATACCGGAAGAGGTCTTCAGCTGACAAGACCCGAGAGGGAATACATAATCCGGTGCTGGAGGAGCGCACTTAAGCCTGAGCAGACGATTGTTGCAGGTGTGGGTTCACTTATTGATTCATCATTGCAGGGAGAAGAGAGTGTTAAGAGCTGGTTATCTTCAAGCCACGCGATGGCTGCCGATGCAATGGGCTGGGGGGCAGACGCCCTGCTGGTCTTCCCGCCGGTCATCTTCCGTGATCTCCCGGCAGCTGAGCGGGATGAAGCCATTATTGCCTATCATCAGAGTCTTGCGGATCAAGGATATCCGTTGATTCTATTCTACCTGTATGAGCAGGCTGGAGGGATCAAATACACGACTGAGGTACTTGAGCGGCTGCTGAAGCTGCCCCAAGTGATCGGGATCAAGCTGGCCACGCTGGACAGTGTTATGACCATGCAGGATGTCTCCACCTTGCTAATGAATCACTTTCCGGACAAGCTGAATCTCACCGGAGAGGACCGGATGTTCGGATATTCTCTCATGCGCGGAGCAAAGAGTGCGCTGGTTGGACTCGGAGCTGCCTTCCCTAATATACAGGCCGACCTGATCCAGGCTTACAAAGAGGGTAATTATGTTAAATTCATGGACTTATCTGCGCGGATTGATGGGTTTGCCGAAGCGGCATTTGTTGAGCCGATGGATAAGTACATTTTGCGGATGTTATGGTGCCTCGTGCTTGCGGGTGTGATTCCTCCTGAGGCGGCAGGTGAGCTTGCCGGGTATGAGATGACCCAGGCTGAGATAGCTGTCTTGCGGCAGGCGATTTCCAGCAACCAGTTGTATTAG
- a CDS encoding M20 family metallopeptidase: MTRESIWTTALSLSEELTAIRRHLHQYPELGFEEVLTSAYVAGELGKLGLSVQTGLAGTGITALLEGSRPGPVIALRADMDALPLKEQTGLPFASLHEGRMHACGHDGHMAMLLGAAKILTGLRGELAGTVKFIFQPAEEMLGGARHMIKAGALDSPRVDAIVGLHLWPDLPTGHIGLRPGTIMASMDHVNITVHGTAGHGAAPHQGVDAILIAAHVMTVLQSLISRESDPADPVVLSMGSIQGGSLPNIIADKVEIKGTVRAVREDTRARMAKRIQELAASVAAGMNGRAEVSYTYGYPPTVNDPQLIRWAEEALHELSAEVTVVHLPYSQMTSEDMAYYMDEVPGAFLLVGAGGSVRGEYPLHHPRMTIDEKALVHGAAFLADFTLRITEGLKS, translated from the coding sequence ATGACTAGAGAGAGCATTTGGACAACAGCCCTGTCACTAAGTGAAGAACTTACGGCAATACGCCGTCATTTGCACCAGTATCCCGAGCTAGGCTTTGAAGAAGTGCTGACCTCGGCTTATGTGGCCGGCGAGCTGGGCAAGCTCGGTCTGTCTGTGCAGACCGGACTTGCCGGTACGGGCATCACGGCACTGCTTGAAGGAAGCCGGCCGGGCCCCGTTATAGCGCTTCGCGCTGACATGGATGCTCTCCCGCTTAAGGAGCAGACAGGACTTCCCTTCGCCTCCTTGCATGAAGGCCGGATGCATGCCTGCGGCCACGATGGGCATATGGCAATGCTGCTTGGCGCAGCCAAGATCCTGACCGGCCTCCGCGGGGAGCTGGCGGGGACGGTGAAGTTTATTTTTCAGCCGGCAGAGGAAATGCTGGGCGGTGCCCGGCATATGATTAAAGCGGGGGCGCTGGACTCGCCGCGGGTGGATGCGATTGTCGGCTTGCACCTGTGGCCGGATCTGCCTACCGGCCATATCGGCCTCCGCCCGGGCACCATTATGGCAAGTATGGACCATGTGAATATCACGGTCCACGGGACTGCCGGGCACGGCGCGGCTCCGCATCAGGGCGTTGACGCGATTCTGATTGCCGCGCATGTGATGACCGTGCTGCAGTCACTGATCAGCCGGGAGAGTGATCCGGCGGACCCGGTTGTGCTCAGTATGGGTTCCATACAGGGTGGCAGCCTGCCTAATATTATTGCCGACAAGGTGGAGATTAAAGGTACAGTTCGTGCAGTCCGTGAGGATACTCGCGCGCGAATGGCGAAGCGGATTCAAGAGCTGGCCGCAAGCGTGGCGGCGGGGATGAATGGCCGGGCTGAGGTTAGCTACACTTACGGTTATCCTCCAACGGTGAATGATCCGCAGCTGATCCGATGGGCTGAGGAAGCATTGCATGAATTATCAGCCGAAGTTACAGTTGTTCATCTGCCGTATTCGCAGATGACGAGTGAGGACATGGCCTATTATATGGACGAGGTACCCGGGGCCTTTCTGCTCGTGGGTGCCGGAGGCAGTGTGCGGGGTGAATATCCGCTTCATCATCCCCGTATGACAATTGATGAGAAGGCTCTTGTGCATGGCGCGGCGTTTCTGGCTGATTTTACACTCAGGATAACAGAAGGATTGAAGTCTTAA